From Pontibacter actiniarum, a single genomic window includes:
- the neuB gene encoding N-acetylneuraminate synthase produces the protein MNKTVIIAEAGVNHNGDIQLAKQLIDVAADAGVDYVKFQTFKADKLVSKTAKQAVYQVKNQKSQSDDTQYSMLKKLELSEEDHYVLQAYASDKGIKFLSTGFDPESIDFLDQLGIDLFKVPSGEITNKPYLEQIAKKGKAVVLSTGMATLQEVGDAISVLAKAGLSNEDISVLHCNTEYPTPMGDVNLKAMLAIKDSFGVKVGYSDHTLGIEVPIAAVALGAVLIEKHYTLDKELPGPDHKASLSPQELKDMVLAIRNVEQALSGSAEKEPSTSELKNRELIRKSIYYSSALIKGTVVGDDHLIMMRPATGISPMEVDSVVGKALKCNVEQGQIVNFDDFE, from the coding sequence ATGAATAAAACAGTAATAATTGCCGAAGCCGGAGTGAATCACAATGGTGATATTCAGCTAGCTAAACAACTAATAGATGTTGCAGCTGATGCGGGTGTTGACTATGTAAAGTTCCAGACTTTTAAAGCTGATAAACTTGTAAGTAAGACGGCCAAGCAGGCTGTTTACCAGGTAAAGAATCAGAAAAGCCAAAGTGATGATACACAGTACTCAATGCTCAAAAAGCTGGAGCTTTCTGAAGAAGATCACTATGTGCTTCAGGCATATGCGTCTGATAAAGGAATAAAATTTTTATCTACTGGCTTCGATCCCGAGAGTATTGATTTTCTAGATCAACTTGGAATTGATTTGTTCAAAGTACCGTCTGGTGAAATAACAAACAAGCCGTACTTGGAGCAGATTGCTAAGAAAGGAAAGGCTGTTGTTCTTTCTACAGGTATGGCAACCTTACAGGAAGTTGGTGATGCAATTTCTGTTCTGGCAAAGGCAGGGCTAAGTAATGAAGATATTTCTGTGCTTCATTGCAATACAGAATACCCGACTCCTATGGGTGATGTTAATCTAAAGGCAATGCTAGCTATAAAAGATAGCTTTGGGGTTAAAGTGGGATATTCAGACCATACATTAGGAATTGAAGTACCCATTGCTGCAGTTGCACTAGGTGCAGTCCTAATAGAGAAACACTATACCTTAGATAAGGAGTTGCCTGGTCCAGATCACAAAGCTTCTCTCAGCCCTCAGGAACTAAAAGATATGGTTCTTGCAATTCGAAACGTTGAGCAGGCATTAAGCGGAAGTGCTGAAAAGGAACCTAGTACATCTGAGCTCAAGAATAGGGAGCTAATCAGAAAAAGTATTTATTACAGTTCAGCTTTAATTAAGGGTACTGTAGTAGGTGACGATCATTTAATAATGATGCGTCCTGCAACTGGTATAAGCCCAATGGAAGTAGATTCTGTAGTTGGCAAAGCGCTAAAATGCAATGTGGAGCAGGGGCAGATTGTGAATTTTGATGATTTTGAGTAA
- a CDS encoding acetyltransferase — MQRIVLIGYSGHAFVVADTVEMLGGEIVGYCDKVEAKRNPYSLVYLGDEQDATTVSKLTALEARFIVSIGNNSARRNLTKQLTEQGIHSISVIHPSAFISKLSTVGQGSFVSAGAIVNPMASIGMGAIINTSAVVEHECLVGDYAHIAPGAVLAGNVSIGEGSFIGANAVVKQGTSIGKNVVIGAGAVVVKDVPDNLILVGNPAVELKK, encoded by the coding sequence ATGCAGCGGATAGTTCTCATTGGGTATTCTGGTCATGCATTTGTTGTTGCAGACACTGTAGAAATGCTGGGAGGCGAAATAGTTGGCTACTGTGACAAAGTAGAGGCTAAGCGTAATCCTTATAGCCTGGTATATCTTGGAGATGAGCAGGATGCAACAACAGTATCTAAACTCACCGCTTTAGAAGCACGCTTTATTGTCAGTATAGGCAACAACTCCGCTCGAAGAAACCTCACCAAGCAACTTACTGAGCAGGGAATACACAGCATATCAGTCATTCATCCTAGTGCATTTATTTCTAAGCTTTCTACTGTAGGGCAAGGAAGCTTTGTCTCCGCAGGAGCCATAGTAAATCCTATGGCAAGTATAGGTATGGGGGCTATAATCAATACAAGTGCAGTGGTTGAGCATGAATGCTTAGTTGGAGATTATGCACATATTGCACCTGGCGCTGTGCTTGCTGGTAACGTAAGTATTGGTGAAGGAAGTTTTATCGGAGCAAATGCTGTGGTAAAACAAGGTACATCTATCGGGAAAAATGTTGTAATCGGAGCTGGTGCAGTGGTGGTGAAAGATGTGCCTGATAATTTAATTTTGGTAGGGAATCCTGCCGTAGAGTTGAAAAAATGA
- a CDS encoding LegC family aminotransferase: MTQSSKYSNIIDYIKGLFPNQSFIPLHEPRFVGNERKYVIDAIDSTYVSSVGAYVNRFEEMMQEITGAKYAVATVNGTAALHMALIVAGVNQGDEVISQDLTFIATANAISYLGASPVFLDIDRNNLGLSAASLEAFLQENGKKESNATFNRKTGKRIAACVPMHSFGFPCDIDKIAAICDEWHIPLVEDAAESLGSYHDSKHTGTTGLVGTFSFNGNKTVTCGGGGAIVTNNEAIAKLAKHLTTQAKVPHAWEFNHDHIGYNYRMPNLNAALACAQLEQLSTFIENKRELASKYKLFFDGIEGVEFVTEEPGAKANYWLNVLLLESKEERDAFLTEANSNGVMVRPAWTLMHKLPMFQNNIYGDVSVSTWVEERLVNIPSSVRL; this comes from the coding sequence ATGACGCAATCAAGTAAGTACAGTAATATAATTGACTATATCAAAGGACTTTTTCCTAACCAAAGTTTCATTCCCTTACATGAGCCGCGCTTTGTCGGGAATGAAAGAAAGTATGTGATCGATGCAATAGATTCAACTTATGTGTCTTCAGTAGGGGCATACGTTAATCGTTTCGAGGAGATGATGCAGGAAATAACCGGGGCTAAGTATGCTGTGGCAACTGTCAACGGAACAGCAGCTTTGCATATGGCACTTATTGTTGCAGGTGTCAATCAAGGAGATGAGGTTATCTCACAAGACTTGACCTTTATTGCCACGGCCAATGCTATTAGCTATTTAGGAGCTTCGCCTGTGTTTCTAGATATTGACAGAAACAACTTAGGGTTGTCTGCTGCCAGCTTAGAAGCTTTCCTGCAGGAAAATGGGAAGAAGGAAAGCAATGCAACCTTCAACAGGAAAACAGGAAAGCGCATAGCTGCTTGCGTGCCTATGCACAGCTTTGGTTTTCCATGTGATATAGACAAAATTGCTGCAATCTGTGATGAATGGCATATTCCACTAGTAGAAGATGCTGCTGAATCTTTGGGAAGCTATCATGATAGTAAACACACAGGTACAACTGGCCTAGTAGGGACGTTTAGCTTTAACGGCAATAAAACCGTAACCTGTGGCGGCGGCGGCGCAATAGTAACAAATAACGAAGCTATAGCTAAGCTTGCAAAACACCTGACAACACAGGCCAAGGTTCCTCATGCATGGGAGTTTAATCATGACCACATAGGCTATAACTATCGCATGCCAAATTTAAATGCCGCTTTAGCCTGTGCTCAGCTTGAGCAACTAAGTACTTTTATAGAAAATAAACGCGAGCTGGCTAGTAAGTATAAACTCTTCTTTGATGGAATTGAGGGGGTGGAGTTTGTGACAGAGGAGCCAGGCGCAAAAGCAAATTATTGGCTGAATGTGCTCTTGCTCGAAAGCAAGGAAGAAAGAGACGCCTTTTTAACCGAGGCAAACAGCAATGGCGTTATGGTACGCCCTGCATGGACACTGATGCACAAGCTGCCAATGTTTCAGAACAACATATATGGCGATGTAAGTGTCAGTACTTGGGTAGAAGAGAGGTTGGTAAATATTCCTAGTAGCGTTAGATTGTAA
- a CDS encoding NAD-dependent 4,6-dehydratase LegB yields MNLNNKRVLVTGADGFIGSHLVERLLEEGCKVKAFVYYNSFNSWGWLDTLSKEKLSQIEIFAGDIRDPNGVRTAMKDIEVVFHLAALIAIPFSYHSPDSYIDTNVKGTLNIVQAAKDLGVERVLVTSTSEVYGTAQYIPIDEKHPRQPQSPYSASKIGADCIADSFYRSFNLPLTIVRPFNTYGPRQSARAVIPTIITQLLQGKTEIKLGDLTPTRDLLFVKDTANGFVEIAKSDSLIGEDCNIATESEISVGDLAQSLINQINPQARIIQDEVRLRPEKSEVFRLYGANGKIKSNTNWDLKYTLEEGLAETIEWFRNTENLRQYKADIYNI; encoded by the coding sequence ATGAACCTTAATAATAAACGTGTTTTAGTAACTGGAGCAGATGGTTTTATTGGTAGCCACTTAGTAGAACGCTTGCTAGAAGAAGGGTGCAAAGTAAAGGCATTTGTTTACTACAACTCGTTTAATAGCTGGGGATGGTTAGATACTTTGTCTAAAGAGAAACTATCTCAGATAGAAATTTTTGCAGGAGATATCCGTGACCCTAATGGGGTACGTACAGCAATGAAAGACATCGAAGTTGTTTTTCACCTAGCTGCTTTAATTGCCATTCCTTTTAGCTATCACTCTCCAGACAGCTACATTGATACCAATGTGAAAGGTACTCTGAATATCGTTCAGGCAGCAAAAGACTTAGGCGTAGAACGGGTTTTGGTAACATCTACCTCAGAGGTTTATGGGACTGCACAGTACATTCCAATAGATGAGAAACACCCTAGGCAGCCTCAGTCACCGTACTCAGCCTCTAAGATCGGAGCAGACTGTATCGCAGATTCATTCTACAGAAGCTTTAACCTTCCTTTGACTATCGTAAGGCCATTCAATACCTACGGCCCACGTCAGTCGGCTAGAGCCGTAATACCTACGATAATCACGCAACTATTACAGGGTAAGACAGAGATTAAACTTGGCGATCTTACACCTACACGTGACCTTCTGTTTGTGAAAGATACAGCCAATGGGTTTGTTGAAATTGCTAAATCAGATAGTTTGATTGGAGAGGATTGTAATATCGCAACTGAGTCCGAAATCTCAGTTGGGGATTTAGCACAGAGCCTGATTAACCAGATTAATCCGCAAGCAAGGATAATTCAGGATGAAGTGCGTCTTAGACCTGAAAAGAGTGAAGTATTCCGCTTATATGGCGCCAATGGTAAAATTAAGAGCAATACGAACTGGGATTTGAAGTATACTTTGGAAGAAGGTCTTGCCGAAACGATTGAGTGGTTCCGCAACACCGAGAACTTGCGCCAGTACAAGGCAGACATCTATAACATATAA
- a CDS encoding nucleotide sugar dehydrogenase codes for MPDKLQLEDPKIAVIGLGYVGLPLAVEFAKQFKTFGFDINKQRIEGLRQGHDHTLEVSDELLAEVLTQDCSVEKGLLCTDQLEQIDQCNFYIITVPTPVDKHNRPDLTPLFKASETVGKVLKKGDIVIYESTVYPGVTEDECVPVLERVSGLTFNEDFFAGYSPERINPGDKEHTVAKILKVTSGSTPEAADKVDALYNAVITAGTHKAPSIKVAEAAKVIENAQRDINIAFVNELAKIFNRLGIDTDEVLQAAGTKWNFLKFKPGLVGGHCIGVDPYYLAQKAQEVGYHPEIILAGRRLNDGMGEYVAHEVVKLMVKKDIPVKNANVLVLGITFKENCPDVRNTKVVDILRTLKDYQMNLTIYDPWAAPAEVKHEYGWSSVTSLDNSSTYDAVILAVSHKEFEQLDLSKLCKPNAVIYDVKGTLPKEVADARL; via the coding sequence ATGCCAGATAAATTACAGTTGGAAGACCCAAAGATTGCAGTTATTGGGTTAGGATATGTAGGCTTACCGCTAGCCGTAGAGTTTGCCAAGCAGTTTAAGACCTTTGGCTTCGATATAAACAAGCAGCGTATCGAGGGACTCCGGCAGGGGCATGACCACACGCTTGAGGTGTCTGATGAGCTGCTGGCTGAAGTGCTGACACAGGACTGTTCAGTTGAAAAAGGGCTTCTGTGTACAGACCAGCTGGAGCAGATTGACCAGTGCAACTTCTATATCATTACAGTGCCTACCCCTGTCGATAAGCACAACCGCCCGGACCTGACGCCGCTCTTTAAGGCGAGCGAGACGGTAGGCAAAGTGCTGAAGAAAGGGGATATTGTTATCTATGAGTCCACAGTATACCCGGGTGTAACGGAAGACGAGTGTGTGCCTGTACTGGAGCGAGTGTCAGGCCTGACGTTCAACGAGGACTTCTTCGCCGGCTACTCGCCTGAGCGTATCAATCCGGGCGATAAGGAGCATACAGTCGCTAAAATCCTGAAAGTTACCTCCGGATCCACGCCTGAGGCAGCTGATAAGGTAGATGCGCTTTATAATGCTGTGATTACAGCCGGTACGCACAAAGCTCCCTCAATCAAAGTGGCCGAGGCTGCCAAAGTCATTGAGAACGCGCAGCGCGATATCAACATCGCCTTTGTAAACGAACTGGCTAAGATATTTAACCGCCTTGGCATTGATACCGATGAGGTCTTACAAGCAGCTGGCACCAAGTGGAATTTCCTGAAGTTTAAGCCTGGCTTGGTGGGCGGGCACTGCATTGGTGTCGATCCGTACTACCTGGCACAGAAGGCCCAGGAGGTAGGCTACCACCCGGAAATTATACTTGCTGGCCGCCGTCTGAACGACGGCATGGGCGAGTATGTGGCGCACGAGGTAGTGAAGCTGATGGTGAAGAAGGATATCCCGGTAAAGAACGCAAATGTGCTGGTGCTGGGAATTACCTTTAAAGAGAACTGCCCGGATGTACGCAATACAAAGGTAGTGGACATTCTGCGTACCCTAAAGGACTACCAAATGAACCTGACTATCTACGACCCATGGGCAGCCCCTGCCGAGGTGAAGCATGAGTATGGATGGAGTTCCGTGACCTCTCTGGACAATTCATCGACTTACGATGCCGTTATCCTGGCAGTGTCACATAAGGAGTTTGAGCAGCTTGATCTGAGTAAGCTTTGCAAGCCGAATGCAGTGATCTATGATGTGAAGGGAACGCTGCCGAAGGAAGTGGCTGATGCGAGGTTGTAA
- a CDS encoding alanine dehydrogenase has translation MTEKFAVDLGKLAASQALYPKESMLAVEERRRSLFIGIPKESSFQENRIGLTPDAVKQLTDQGHRILIEAGAGIPSKYSDNEYSEAGAKIVYATEEVYDADIILKIAPPTYDELDYLRPGQTLISALHFGNLTSDYINALLRKKINAISFELIRDKSEAKPVVRAMSEIAGSTVMLVAAEYLSSSNEGKGIILGGITGVAPTKVVILGAGTVAEYAARAALGMGAEVRVFDNHIYKLRRLKHNVGAQIFTSTLDKAVMNAEIKQADVVIGAFVADEGQITCVVEEGVVAQMNPGSIIIDVCIDQGGCFETSEITSHSRPIYRKYDIIHYCVPNIPSRVPRTATQALSNIFTPIFTEYSKYGGINEVLFMNEHYRSGVYIYKGSLTNAHIAKRFGMRYKELGLMIAVRN, from the coding sequence ATGACGGAGAAGTTTGCCGTAGATTTAGGAAAGTTGGCCGCAAGCCAGGCCCTGTACCCGAAGGAATCAATGCTGGCTGTGGAGGAAAGGCGCCGGAGCTTGTTTATCGGGATTCCGAAGGAGTCGTCGTTCCAGGAGAACCGCATTGGCCTCACGCCGGATGCCGTGAAACAGCTCACCGACCAGGGGCACCGCATCCTGATCGAGGCAGGCGCCGGCATCCCGTCTAAATACTCCGATAACGAATACTCTGAGGCCGGTGCCAAAATTGTGTATGCTACGGAGGAAGTATACGACGCCGACATCATCCTGAAGATCGCTCCCCCCACCTACGACGAACTGGATTACCTGCGCCCCGGTCAGACCCTCATCTCCGCCCTGCACTTCGGCAACCTGACCTCCGACTATATCAATGCCCTGCTGCGCAAAAAGATCAATGCCATCTCGTTTGAGTTGATCCGCGACAAATCGGAAGCAAAGCCGGTGGTACGGGCCATGAGCGAGATTGCCGGCAGTACGGTGATGCTGGTGGCAGCCGAGTACCTGAGCAGCAGCAACGAAGGGAAAGGGATTATACTAGGAGGTATAACAGGCGTGGCTCCGACCAAGGTGGTTATACTTGGTGCGGGTACGGTGGCAGAGTATGCCGCCCGCGCCGCCCTGGGTATGGGGGCAGAGGTGCGGGTGTTTGATAACCACATCTACAAACTGCGCCGCCTGAAGCACAACGTAGGGGCCCAGATTTTTACATCCACCCTCGATAAGGCGGTGATGAACGCCGAAATAAAGCAGGCAGACGTTGTGATCGGCGCTTTTGTGGCCGACGAAGGACAGATAACCTGTGTGGTGGAGGAGGGAGTGGTGGCCCAGATGAACCCCGGCTCCATCATCATTGATGTGTGCATCGATCAGGGCGGCTGCTTTGAGACGTCCGAGATAACCTCGCACTCGCGGCCTATCTACCGCAAGTATGACATCATTCATTACTGCGTGCCCAATATCCCGTCTCGTGTTCCGAGAACGGCCACGCAGGCACTCAGCAATATCTTTACGCCTATCTTTACCGAGTACTCCAAGTATGGCGGCATCAACGAGGTGCTGTTCATGAACGAGCACTACCGCAGTGGGGTGTACATCTACAAAGGCAGCCTCACCAACGCCCACATCGCCAAACGCTTTGGGATGCGCTATAAAGAGCTGGGGCTGATGATTGCGGTGCGGAACTAG
- the tsaE gene encoding tRNA (adenosine(37)-N6)-threonylcarbamoyltransferase complex ATPase subunit type 1 TsaE produces MYNTGVERAHIRMSSLEELPAAASVLIEEAASEPIILFEGPMGAGKTTLIKELCRQLGVQENVSSPTFALVNEYEGKGGKLIYHFDFYRINDEREALDIGAPEYFESGNLCLIEWPSMIPNLLPEHYLLVELQPDAEGKERSLVIRKVEN; encoded by the coding sequence ATGTATAATACAGGAGTTGAACGGGCACATATCAGGATGTCGTCGTTGGAGGAGCTGCCAGCGGCGGCTTCTGTGCTTATAGAGGAGGCCGCATCGGAGCCCATTATCCTTTTTGAGGGGCCAATGGGTGCGGGTAAAACGACCTTGATAAAGGAGCTGTGCCGGCAGCTGGGGGTGCAGGAGAACGTGAGCAGCCCTACCTTTGCCCTGGTGAACGAGTATGAAGGGAAGGGCGGGAAACTAATTTACCACTTCGATTTTTATAGGATTAACGACGAGCGGGAGGCCCTTGATATAGGGGCGCCGGAGTATTTCGAGTCCGGTAACCTGTGCCTGATCGAGTGGCCCTCCATGATCCCGAACCTGCTGCCGGAGCACTACCTGCTGGTGGAGCTCCAGCCGGATGCGGAAGGCAAGGAGAGAAGCCTGGTGATTCGCAAAGTAGAGAACTAG
- a CDS encoding PglZ domain-containing protein, producing the protein MQRYNILWADDEIDLLKPHILFLEDRGYDITPVNSGADAIEEFRDRSFDIVFLDENMPGISGLETLNELKTIRPAVPVIMITKSEEEHIMEEAIGSKITDYLIKPLNPNQILLSVKKVLENKRLVSEKTNMSYQRDFRQLGMAFGERLSQHEWADIYKKLVYWELEIDETENKSMADVINMQKDEANSNFARFIMDNYEDWMNGDDEAPLMSHQLFKQRVFPMMKETDRPVYFLLIDNLRYDQWKVLEPLISEYFTVDSEEMFYSILPTTTAYARNAIFSGMLPTEIQKKYPNMWVSDDEEEGKNLNEADFLDIQFQQNRITDKHSYHKITNVQAGRDLLSKFSNLDNNKLNVIVYNFVDMLSHARTDSNMVRELAPDESAYRSITKSWFLHSPLFDTLKAIADKKGKLIITTDHGTIRVKRPFKIIGDRNTNTNLRYKHGKNLGYTDKDVFTVRKPERFFLPKANVSTTFVFAIEDYFFAYPNNYNYYVNYYKDTFQHGGVSLEEMIIPYITLSPKNV; encoded by the coding sequence ATGCAAAGATACAATATATTATGGGCCGATGATGAGATCGACCTGCTAAAGCCGCACATCCTGTTCCTGGAAGACCGCGGCTACGACATTACACCGGTAAACAGCGGAGCCGATGCCATTGAGGAGTTCCGTGACCGCAGCTTCGACATTGTGTTCCTGGATGAGAACATGCCCGGCATCAGCGGCCTAGAAACGCTGAACGAGCTGAAAACCATACGCCCGGCCGTGCCGGTGATCATGATCACCAAGAGCGAGGAAGAGCATATCATGGAGGAGGCGATCGGCTCCAAGATTACCGATTACCTGATCAAGCCGCTGAACCCGAACCAGATCCTGCTGTCGGTAAAGAAGGTGCTGGAGAACAAGCGCCTGGTAAGCGAGAAGACCAACATGAGCTACCAGCGCGACTTCCGCCAGCTGGGCATGGCCTTCGGCGAGCGCCTGAGCCAGCACGAGTGGGCCGACATCTACAAAAAGCTGGTGTACTGGGAGCTGGAGATCGACGAGACGGAGAACAAAAGCATGGCCGACGTCATCAACATGCAGAAGGATGAGGCCAACTCCAACTTCGCCCGTTTCATCATGGACAACTACGAAGACTGGATGAACGGCGATGACGAGGCCCCGCTGATGTCGCACCAGCTGTTTAAGCAGCGCGTGTTCCCGATGATGAAGGAAACCGACCGCCCCGTGTACTTCCTGCTGATCGACAACCTGCGCTATGACCAGTGGAAGGTGCTGGAGCCGCTGATATCGGAGTACTTCACCGTGGACTCGGAGGAGATGTTCTACTCCATACTGCCGACCACCACGGCCTATGCGCGTAACGCCATCTTCTCGGGCATGCTCCCTACCGAGATCCAGAAAAAGTACCCGAACATGTGGGTGAGCGACGATGAGGAGGAGGGGAAGAACCTGAACGAAGCTGATTTCCTGGATATCCAGTTCCAGCAGAACCGCATCACCGACAAGCACAGCTACCACAAAATCACGAACGTGCAGGCCGGCCGTGACCTTTTGAGCAAGTTCAGCAACCTGGACAACAACAAGCTGAACGTGATCGTGTATAACTTCGTGGACATGCTCTCGCATGCCCGCACCGACAGCAACATGGTGCGCGAGCTGGCCCCGGACGAGTCGGCGTACCGCTCCATTACCAAATCCTGGTTCCTGCACTCGCCGCTGTTCGATACCCTGAAGGCCATTGCCGACAAAAAAGGCAAGCTCATCATCACCACCGACCACGGCACCATCCGGGTAAAAAGGCCCTTTAAGATCATCGGCGACCGAAATACCAACACCAACCTGCGCTACAAGCACGGTAAAAACCTGGGCTATACCGACAAAGACGTGTTCACGGTGCGCAAGCCGGAGAGATTTTTCTTGCCTAAAGCCAACGTTTCCACTACGTTTGTATTTGCGATAGAAGATTACTTTTTCGCCTATCCGAACAATTATAACTACTACGTGAACTACTACAAAGACACTTTCCAACACGGAGGCGTGTCGTTGGAGGAGATGATTATACCGTACATAACGCTTTCGCCGAAGAATGTATAA
- a CDS encoding HD domain-containing protein: MNKKKIFNDPVYGFITAPTALIFDIIEHPYFQRLRRIKQLGLTEMVYPGALHTRFHHALGAMHLMDTALQTLRSKNNEINDSEYEASLIAILLHDVGHGPFSHALETAIFKNVHHEHLSLHIMHLLNEQFGGRLSLAIDIFKDNYHRRFFHQLVSSQLDVDRLDYLNRDSFYTGVYEGKIGADRIIKMLDIANDKLVVEEKAIYSIENFLVSRRLMYWQVYLHKTVISAEHMVLRAVQRARELMQRGVEVPASPNLHFFLSSDLTMGDFKEDKSILERFVALDDHDVWSGIKEWAAHPDFVLSYLAKSILSRKLFKVYLSNKPIEEDMLLGISELVQDKYKVTEEDVKYLMISGKISNNAYDVEGQTINMLTKSGYVVDVAEASDLPNIRALSYKVEKHFVCYPKEVAHL; the protein is encoded by the coding sequence GTGAATAAAAAAAAGATCTTCAACGACCCTGTTTACGGCTTCATCACAGCTCCGACAGCGCTCATCTTCGATATTATTGAGCACCCTTACTTCCAGCGCCTCCGCCGCATAAAGCAGCTGGGCCTGACGGAGATGGTGTACCCGGGCGCGCTCCACACCCGTTTCCACCATGCCCTGGGCGCCATGCACCTCATGGACACGGCCCTGCAAACGCTGCGCAGTAAAAATAACGAAATAAACGACAGCGAATATGAGGCCTCGCTCATCGCCATCCTGCTGCACGACGTGGGCCACGGCCCTTTCTCGCACGCCCTGGAGACGGCCATTTTCAAAAACGTACACCACGAGCATCTTTCGCTGCACATCATGCACCTGCTTAACGAGCAGTTCGGCGGAAGATTGAGCCTGGCCATCGATATTTTCAAAGATAACTACCACCGGCGCTTTTTCCACCAGCTCGTGTCGAGCCAGCTCGACGTGGACCGCCTCGACTACCTGAACCGCGACAGCTTCTACACCGGTGTGTACGAGGGGAAAATAGGCGCCGACCGGATTATTAAGATGCTGGACATTGCCAACGATAAGCTGGTGGTGGAGGAAAAGGCGATTTACAGCATCGAGAACTTCCTGGTGAGCCGCCGCCTGATGTACTGGCAGGTATACCTGCACAAGACCGTGATCAGCGCCGAGCACATGGTGCTGCGCGCGGTGCAGCGTGCCCGGGAGCTGATGCAGCGTGGCGTGGAGGTGCCAGCCAGCCCTAACCTCCACTTCTTCCTCTCCTCCGACCTTACCATGGGCGATTTTAAGGAGGACAAAAGCATATTGGAGCGCTTCGTAGCCCTCGACGACCACGATGTGTGGAGTGGCATTAAGGAGTGGGCCGCGCACCCGGACTTTGTGCTCTCATACCTGGCCAAGAGTATCCTGAGCCGGAAGCTGTTTAAGGTGTACCTGTCCAACAAACCCATTGAAGAGGATATGCTGCTTGGGATCAGTGAGCTGGTGCAGGACAAGTATAAAGTAACGGAGGAGGACGTGAAATACCTGATGATTTCGGGCAAGATCAGCAACAACGCCTACGATGTGGAGGGCCAGACCATTAACATGCTCACCAAATCCGGATACGTCGTAGACGTGGCCGAGGCTTCGGACCTGCCGAACATTCGCGCCCTAAGCTATAAAGTGGAGAAGCACTTCGTGTGTTACCCGAAAGAGGTCGCGCATTTGTAA
- the lpxD gene encoding UDP-3-O-(3-hydroxymyristoyl)glucosamine N-acyltransferase translates to MEFTVQQIADLLQGKVEGDNSVKVSTLAKIEDAQPGALAFLSNLKYESYLYSTSASAVIVSDQLKLKSDVKPTLIRVADPYSSFSTLLHYYHTAILASKVGVEEPCFIGQGSEIGSNHYRGAFSYIGTNCKIGENVRIFPQAYIGDNVQIGDNTTIFAGVKLYTNTVVGSNCTIHSGAVIGSDGFGWAPQPDGTYKPVPQIGNVVLEDDVSIGANTAIDCATMGSTIIRKGTKIDNLVQIAHNVEVGQNTVIASQSGVSGSAKIGNNCVIAGQVGIVGHITIANKTTIGAQSGVSKSVKEEGLIIQGSPAFDYKQNLRAMTVFRKLPELQRELEILKEKV, encoded by the coding sequence ATGGAATTTACTGTTCAACAGATAGCTGACCTGCTGCAGGGCAAGGTAGAGGGAGACAATTCTGTCAAGGTCAGCACTTTAGCCAAAATTGAGGATGCCCAGCCGGGTGCCCTAGCTTTCCTATCCAACCTGAAGTACGAATCATACCTATATAGTACCAGTGCCAGCGCTGTCATCGTTTCGGACCAGCTGAAGCTGAAAAGTGACGTGAAGCCGACGCTGATACGCGTGGCGGACCCTTACTCCAGCTTCTCCACGCTGCTGCACTACTACCACACGGCTATACTGGCCTCTAAGGTTGGGGTAGAGGAGCCTTGCTTTATAGGCCAGGGCAGCGAGATTGGCAGCAACCATTACCGGGGCGCCTTCTCCTACATCGGCACCAACTGCAAGATAGGCGAGAACGTGCGCATTTTCCCGCAGGCCTATATCGGCGACAATGTGCAGATCGGCGACAACACAACCATTTTTGCCGGCGTGAAGCTGTATACCAACACCGTGGTGGGCAGCAACTGCACCATCCACTCCGGTGCCGTGATCGGCAGCGACGGCTTTGGCTGGGCACCGCAACCCGACGGCACCTATAAGCCTGTGCCGCAGATCGGCAACGTGGTGCTGGAAGACGATGTCTCCATAGGAGCCAACACGGCCATCGACTGCGCCACCATGGGCTCAACCATCATCCGCAAAGGCACTAAAATCGATAACCTGGTGCAGATCGCTCACAACGTGGAGGTAGGCCAGAACACCGTGATCGCCTCTCAGTCGGGCGTGTCGGGCTCAGCGAAGATCGGCAACAACTGCGTTATTGCCGGCCAGGTGGGCATTGTAGGCCACATCACCATCGCCAATAAAACCACAATTGGGGCTCAGTCGGGCGTATCCAAATCGGTAAAAGAGGAAGGCCTTATTATACAGGGCTCCCCTGCCTTCGACTACAAGCAGAACCTGCGCGCGATGACCGTTTTCCGGAAACTGCCGGAGCTGCAGCGAGAGCTGGAAATCCTGAAGGAGAAAGTATAA